A single genomic interval of Nostoc commune NIES-4072 harbors:
- a CDS encoding helix-turn-helix domain-containing protein: MVKLRVRELAQEKVYHLLSLTSGVPEEAIRTYATQTTDDFKKIAIALNWPVTESGVAQVFQMLDPVKANEMAIDLLSKASGISPDNIQKYANENEDFNITEKIEDLRKIAKALDVEMLELVKLKETREAVKLKIAKLAQNKNLSLKELANQSKVDFPILWFYSSQPIEKKKLTQEPFQTNLNKISRVLNSSFEDLQGIEQAELPQTTLQVKEFLDAADLSINDLSLLTGVNREFIDLVATNPMDLRNIQILREDKVICKLICTILGCNCD; this comes from the coding sequence ATGGTTAAACTTCGCGTTCGAGAACTAGCACAAGAAAAAGTTTACCATCTACTTAGCCTAACTTCGGGAGTTCCCGAAGAAGCTATTAGGACTTATGCAACACAGACTACTGATGATTTTAAAAAAATTGCGATCGCCCTAAATTGGCCTGTCACAGAGTCTGGTGTTGCTCAAGTATTTCAAATGTTAGATCCTGTCAAAGCCAACGAGATGGCTATTGATTTACTAAGTAAAGCCTCTGGCATTTCTCCAGATAATATTCAGAAATATGCTAATGAAAATGAAGATTTTAATATTACAGAAAAAATAGAGGATTTGAGAAAAATCGCCAAAGCGTTAGATGTAGAAATGCTAGAGCTAGTAAAGCTGAAAGAAACAAGAGAAGCCGTAAAACTCAAGATCGCTAAACTAGCTCAAAATAAAAATCTATCCCTTAAGGAGTTGGCAAATCAATCTAAAGTTGACTTTCCTATTCTTTGGTTCTATAGTTCCCAGCCTATTGAAAAGAAAAAATTAACACAAGAGCCATTTCAGACTAATCTTAACAAAATTAGTAGAGTTTTAAATTCTAGCTTTGAAGATTTGCAAGGCATAGAGCAAGCAGAATTACCTCAAACTACGCTGCAAGTTAAAGAATTTTTGGATGCAGCAGACTTAAGTATAAATGATTTAAGCTTGTTAACTGGAGTAAATAGGGAATTTATAGATTTAGTTGCCACGAATCCTATGGATTTAAGAAATATACAAATTTTGAGAGAAGACAAAGTAATATGTAAACTAATTTGTACTATTTTAGGTTGTAACTGTGATTAA